A portion of the Gossypium arboreum isolate Shixiya-1 chromosome 8, ASM2569848v2, whole genome shotgun sequence genome contains these proteins:
- the LOC108467601 gene encoding uncharacterized protein LOC108467601 isoform X2: MKYVLITGGVVSGLGKGVTASSIGVVLQACGLRVTSIKIDPYLNTDAGTMSPFEHGEVFVLDDGGEVDLDLGNYERFLDVTLTKDNNVTTGKIYQSVLDKERKGDYLGKTVQVTFVITDHLSTFVCMKKVTNNNKFMSFSLLCGSQVVPHITDAIKDRIEAVALIPVDGKEGPADVCVIELGGTVGDIESMPFIEALRQLSFSVGKDNFCLIHVSLIPVLGVVGEQKTKPTQHSVRELRALGLTPHLLACRSAQPLLDNTKMKLSQFCHVEAANILNIHDVPNIWHIPLLLRNQNAHHSILKQLNLLSIATPPDLEAWTRRAETFDNLTDSVRIAMVGKYVGLTDSYLSVVKALLHACIACSLKPSIDWIAASDLEDDTAQSAPEAYAAAWKSLRNAECVLVPGGFGDRGVSGMILAAKYARENNAPYLGICLGMQISVIEYARSVLGLEKANSNEFDDETPDPVVIFMPEGSRTHMGSTMRLGSRRTLFQTPDCVTSKLYCNPYYVDERHRHRYEVNPDVIGVLEEAGLKFVGKDETGKRMEVLELPSHPFYVGVQFHPEFKSRPGKPSALFLGI, encoded by the exons ATGAAGTACGTTTTGATTACTGGAGGAGTCGTAAGTGGACTTGGCAAGGGCGTCACCGCCAGTAGCATAGGCGTTGTTCTTCAAGCCTGTGGCCTTCGTGTTACTTCCATTAAAATTG ATCCTTATCTCAACACGGATGCTGGAACCATGTCGCCTTTTGAACATGGGGAGGTTTTTGTTCTTGATGATGGTGGAGAG GTCGATTTGGATTTGGGTAATTATGAGCGTTTCCTAGATGTCACCCTTACTAAAGACAACAACGTTACTACTGGAAAGATTTATCAG TCTGTCCTTGATAAGGAACGAAAAGGTGATTATCTCGGAAAGACCGTTCAGGTGACTTTTGTTATTACCGATCATCTATCTACTTTTGTATGCATGAAGAAAGTAACAAATAACAATAAGTTCATGTCCTTTTCACTTTTGTGTGGATCCCAGGTTGTTCCACACATCACAGATGCTATTAAGGATAGGATCGAGGCAGTTGCTCTTATTCCTGTGGATGGAAAAGAGGGTCCTGCTGATGTCTGTGTGATAGAGTTGGGAGGCACTGTTG GTGACATTGAATCAATGCCATTCATTGAGGCTTTACGACAGTTGTCCTTTTCAGTTG GGAAAGATAACTTCTGCCTCATTCATGTCAGCCTAATACCTGTGCTGGGTGTAGTTGGAGAGCAA AAAACTAAGCCTACACAACATAGTGTCCGAGAACTTAGAGCATTAGGCTTGACTCCTCATCTGCTTGCATGTCGCTCAGCTCAG CCATTATTGGATAATACAAAGATGAAACTTTCACAATTTTGTCATGTTGAG GCTGCGAACATCCTAAATATTCATGATGTTCCCAACATTTGGCATATTCCTCTTTTACTTAGA AACCAAAATGCTCATCATTCAATTCTGAAACAGCTCAATTTGCTCAG CATTGCCACACCTCCAGATTTAGAAGCTTGGACCAGGAGGGCAGAAACATTTGATAATCTCACTGATTCT GTGCGGATTGCAATGGTGGGAAAGTATGTTGGTCTGACAGACTCATATCTATCCGTTGTGAAG GCACTTTTACATGCTTGCATTGCATGCTCTTTGAAGCCTTCTATTGACTGGATTGCAGCTTCAGACCTTGAGGATGATACTGCCCAATCG GCACCAGAAGCTTATGCTGCTGCGTGGAAGAGTTTAAGA AATGCTGAGTGTGTTCTAGTTCCTGGTGGATTTGGAGATCGTGGTGTGAGTGGAATGATATTGGCTGCAAAATATGCTAGAGAGAACAATGCTCCCTATCTTGGCATTTGCTTGGGCATGCAGATCTCTGTCATTGAGTATGCCAGATCT GTTCTTGGTTTAGAAAAGGCAAACAGTAATGAGTTTGATGATGAGACACCTGATCCTGTTGTCATTTTTATGCCTGAA GGCTCCAGAACACATATGGGAAGCACAATGAGACTGGGATCTCGAAGAACACTATTTCAGACCCCTGATTGTGTTACTTCTAAATT GTACTGCAATCCGTATTATGTAGATGAACGACACCGGCACAGATATGAG GTAAACCCAGATGTCATCGGGGTTCTTGAAGAAGCTGGGCTAAAATTTGTTGGGAAGGATGAAACTGGGAAAAGGATGGAG GTTCTGGAGCTTCCAAGTCATCCATTTTATGTTGGTGTGCAGTTTCATCCAGAATTTAAATCACGGCCGGGGAAGCCTTCAGCTCTATTTTTAG GAATATAA
- the LOC108467601 gene encoding uncharacterized protein LOC108467601 isoform X1: protein MKYVLITGGVVSGLGKGVTASSIGVVLQACGLRVTSIKIDPYLNTDAGTMSPFEHGEVFVLDDGGEVDLDLGNYERFLDVTLTKDNNVTTGKIYQSVLDKERKGDYLGKTVQVTFVITDHLSTFVCMKKVTNNNKFMSFSLLCGSQVVPHITDAIKDRIEAVALIPVDGKEGPADVCVIELGGTVGDIESMPFIEALRQLSFSVGKDNFCLIHVSLIPVLGVVGEQKTKPTQHSVRELRALGLTPHLLACRSAQPLLDNTKMKLSQFCHVEAANILNIHDVPNIWHIPLLLRNQNAHHSILKQLNLLSIATPPDLEAWTRRAETFDNLTDSVRIAMVGKYVGLTDSYLSVVKALLHACIACSLKPSIDWIAASDLEDDTAQSAPEAYAAAWKSLRNAECVLVPGGFGDRGVSGMILAAKYARENNAPYLGICLGMQISVIEYARSVLGLEKANSNEFDDETPDPVVIFMPEGSRTHMGSTMRLGSRRTLFQTPDCVTSKLYCNPYYVDERHRHRYEVNPDVIGVLEEAGLKFVGKDETGKRMEVLELPSHPFYVGVQFHPEFKSRPGKPSALFLGLILAARGKLEAYLTRHQNGS from the exons ATGAAGTACGTTTTGATTACTGGAGGAGTCGTAAGTGGACTTGGCAAGGGCGTCACCGCCAGTAGCATAGGCGTTGTTCTTCAAGCCTGTGGCCTTCGTGTTACTTCCATTAAAATTG ATCCTTATCTCAACACGGATGCTGGAACCATGTCGCCTTTTGAACATGGGGAGGTTTTTGTTCTTGATGATGGTGGAGAG GTCGATTTGGATTTGGGTAATTATGAGCGTTTCCTAGATGTCACCCTTACTAAAGACAACAACGTTACTACTGGAAAGATTTATCAG TCTGTCCTTGATAAGGAACGAAAAGGTGATTATCTCGGAAAGACCGTTCAGGTGACTTTTGTTATTACCGATCATCTATCTACTTTTGTATGCATGAAGAAAGTAACAAATAACAATAAGTTCATGTCCTTTTCACTTTTGTGTGGATCCCAGGTTGTTCCACACATCACAGATGCTATTAAGGATAGGATCGAGGCAGTTGCTCTTATTCCTGTGGATGGAAAAGAGGGTCCTGCTGATGTCTGTGTGATAGAGTTGGGAGGCACTGTTG GTGACATTGAATCAATGCCATTCATTGAGGCTTTACGACAGTTGTCCTTTTCAGTTG GGAAAGATAACTTCTGCCTCATTCATGTCAGCCTAATACCTGTGCTGGGTGTAGTTGGAGAGCAA AAAACTAAGCCTACACAACATAGTGTCCGAGAACTTAGAGCATTAGGCTTGACTCCTCATCTGCTTGCATGTCGCTCAGCTCAG CCATTATTGGATAATACAAAGATGAAACTTTCACAATTTTGTCATGTTGAG GCTGCGAACATCCTAAATATTCATGATGTTCCCAACATTTGGCATATTCCTCTTTTACTTAGA AACCAAAATGCTCATCATTCAATTCTGAAACAGCTCAATTTGCTCAG CATTGCCACACCTCCAGATTTAGAAGCTTGGACCAGGAGGGCAGAAACATTTGATAATCTCACTGATTCT GTGCGGATTGCAATGGTGGGAAAGTATGTTGGTCTGACAGACTCATATCTATCCGTTGTGAAG GCACTTTTACATGCTTGCATTGCATGCTCTTTGAAGCCTTCTATTGACTGGATTGCAGCTTCAGACCTTGAGGATGATACTGCCCAATCG GCACCAGAAGCTTATGCTGCTGCGTGGAAGAGTTTAAGA AATGCTGAGTGTGTTCTAGTTCCTGGTGGATTTGGAGATCGTGGTGTGAGTGGAATGATATTGGCTGCAAAATATGCTAGAGAGAACAATGCTCCCTATCTTGGCATTTGCTTGGGCATGCAGATCTCTGTCATTGAGTATGCCAGATCT GTTCTTGGTTTAGAAAAGGCAAACAGTAATGAGTTTGATGATGAGACACCTGATCCTGTTGTCATTTTTATGCCTGAA GGCTCCAGAACACATATGGGAAGCACAATGAGACTGGGATCTCGAAGAACACTATTTCAGACCCCTGATTGTGTTACTTCTAAATT GTACTGCAATCCGTATTATGTAGATGAACGACACCGGCACAGATATGAG GTAAACCCAGATGTCATCGGGGTTCTTGAAGAAGCTGGGCTAAAATTTGTTGGGAAGGATGAAACTGGGAAAAGGATGGAG GTTCTGGAGCTTCCAAGTCATCCATTTTATGTTGGTGTGCAGTTTCATCCAGAATTTAAATCACGGCCGGGGAAGCCTTCAGCTCTATTTTTAG GTCTTATATTAGCTGCAAGGGGAAAATTAGAAGCATATCTTACAAGGCATCAAAATGGAAGTTGA
- the LOC108467601 gene encoding uncharacterized protein LOC108467601 isoform X4: MKYVLITGGVVSGLGKGVTASSIGVVLQACGLRVTSIKIDPYLNTDAGTMSPFEHGEVFVLDDGGEVDLDLGNYERFLDVTLTKDNNVTTGKIYQSVLDKERKGDYLGKTVQVVPHITDAIKDRIEAVALIPVDGKEGPADVCVIELGGTVGDIESMPFIEALRQLSFSVGKDNFCLIHVSLIPVLGVVGEQKTKPTQHSVRELRALGLTPHLLACRSAQPLLDNTKMKLSQFCHVEAANILNIHDVPNIWHIPLLLRNQNAHHSILKQLNLLSIATPPDLEAWTRRAETFDNLTDSVRIAMVGKYVGLTDSYLSVVKALLHACIACSLKPSIDWIAASDLEDDTAQSAPEAYAAAWKSLRNAECVLVPGGFGDRGVSGMILAAKYARENNAPYLGICLGMQISVIEYARSVLGLEKANSNEFDDETPDPVVIFMPEGSRTHMGSTMRLGSRRTLFQTPDCVTSKLYCNPYYVDERHRHRYEVNPDVIGVLEEAGLKFVGKDETGKRMEVLELPSHPFYVGVQFHPEFKSRPGKPSALFLGLILAARGKLEAYLTRHQNGS, from the exons ATGAAGTACGTTTTGATTACTGGAGGAGTCGTAAGTGGACTTGGCAAGGGCGTCACCGCCAGTAGCATAGGCGTTGTTCTTCAAGCCTGTGGCCTTCGTGTTACTTCCATTAAAATTG ATCCTTATCTCAACACGGATGCTGGAACCATGTCGCCTTTTGAACATGGGGAGGTTTTTGTTCTTGATGATGGTGGAGAG GTCGATTTGGATTTGGGTAATTATGAGCGTTTCCTAGATGTCACCCTTACTAAAGACAACAACGTTACTACTGGAAAGATTTATCAG TCTGTCCTTGATAAGGAACGAAAAGGTGATTATCTCGGAAAGACCGTTCAG GTTGTTCCACACATCACAGATGCTATTAAGGATAGGATCGAGGCAGTTGCTCTTATTCCTGTGGATGGAAAAGAGGGTCCTGCTGATGTCTGTGTGATAGAGTTGGGAGGCACTGTTG GTGACATTGAATCAATGCCATTCATTGAGGCTTTACGACAGTTGTCCTTTTCAGTTG GGAAAGATAACTTCTGCCTCATTCATGTCAGCCTAATACCTGTGCTGGGTGTAGTTGGAGAGCAA AAAACTAAGCCTACACAACATAGTGTCCGAGAACTTAGAGCATTAGGCTTGACTCCTCATCTGCTTGCATGTCGCTCAGCTCAG CCATTATTGGATAATACAAAGATGAAACTTTCACAATTTTGTCATGTTGAG GCTGCGAACATCCTAAATATTCATGATGTTCCCAACATTTGGCATATTCCTCTTTTACTTAGA AACCAAAATGCTCATCATTCAATTCTGAAACAGCTCAATTTGCTCAG CATTGCCACACCTCCAGATTTAGAAGCTTGGACCAGGAGGGCAGAAACATTTGATAATCTCACTGATTCT GTGCGGATTGCAATGGTGGGAAAGTATGTTGGTCTGACAGACTCATATCTATCCGTTGTGAAG GCACTTTTACATGCTTGCATTGCATGCTCTTTGAAGCCTTCTATTGACTGGATTGCAGCTTCAGACCTTGAGGATGATACTGCCCAATCG GCACCAGAAGCTTATGCTGCTGCGTGGAAGAGTTTAAGA AATGCTGAGTGTGTTCTAGTTCCTGGTGGATTTGGAGATCGTGGTGTGAGTGGAATGATATTGGCTGCAAAATATGCTAGAGAGAACAATGCTCCCTATCTTGGCATTTGCTTGGGCATGCAGATCTCTGTCATTGAGTATGCCAGATCT GTTCTTGGTTTAGAAAAGGCAAACAGTAATGAGTTTGATGATGAGACACCTGATCCTGTTGTCATTTTTATGCCTGAA GGCTCCAGAACACATATGGGAAGCACAATGAGACTGGGATCTCGAAGAACACTATTTCAGACCCCTGATTGTGTTACTTCTAAATT GTACTGCAATCCGTATTATGTAGATGAACGACACCGGCACAGATATGAG GTAAACCCAGATGTCATCGGGGTTCTTGAAGAAGCTGGGCTAAAATTTGTTGGGAAGGATGAAACTGGGAAAAGGATGGAG GTTCTGGAGCTTCCAAGTCATCCATTTTATGTTGGTGTGCAGTTTCATCCAGAATTTAAATCACGGCCGGGGAAGCCTTCAGCTCTATTTTTAG GTCTTATATTAGCTGCAAGGGGAAAATTAGAAGCATATCTTACAAGGCATCAAAATGGAAGTTGA
- the LOC108467601 gene encoding uncharacterized protein LOC108467601 isoform X3 has translation MKYVLITGGVVSGLGKGVTASSIGVVLQACGLRVTSIKIDPYLNTDAGTMSPFEHGEVFVLDDGGEVDLDLGNYERFLDVTLTKDNNVTTGKIYQSVLDKERKGDYLGKTVQVTFVITDHLSTFVCMKKVTNNNKFMSFSLLCGSQVVPHITDAIKDRIEAVALIPVDGKEGPADVCVIELGGTVGDIESMPFIEALRQLSFSVGKDNFCLIHVSLIPVLGVVGEQKTKPTQHSVRELRALGLTPHLLACRSAQPLLDNTKMKLSQFCHVEAANILNIHDVPNIWHIPLLLRNQNAHHSILKQLNLLSIATPPDLEAWTRRAETFDNLTDSVRIAMVGKYVGLTDSYLSVVKALLHACIACSLKPSIDWIAASDLEDDTAQSAPEAYAAAWKSLRNAECVLVPGGFGDRGVSGMILAAKYARENNAPYLGICLGMQISVIEYARSGSRTHMGSTMRLGSRRTLFQTPDCVTSKLYCNPYYVDERHRHRYEVNPDVIGVLEEAGLKFVGKDETGKRMEVLELPSHPFYVGVQFHPEFKSRPGKPSALFLGLILAARGKLEAYLTRHQNGS, from the exons ATGAAGTACGTTTTGATTACTGGAGGAGTCGTAAGTGGACTTGGCAAGGGCGTCACCGCCAGTAGCATAGGCGTTGTTCTTCAAGCCTGTGGCCTTCGTGTTACTTCCATTAAAATTG ATCCTTATCTCAACACGGATGCTGGAACCATGTCGCCTTTTGAACATGGGGAGGTTTTTGTTCTTGATGATGGTGGAGAG GTCGATTTGGATTTGGGTAATTATGAGCGTTTCCTAGATGTCACCCTTACTAAAGACAACAACGTTACTACTGGAAAGATTTATCAG TCTGTCCTTGATAAGGAACGAAAAGGTGATTATCTCGGAAAGACCGTTCAGGTGACTTTTGTTATTACCGATCATCTATCTACTTTTGTATGCATGAAGAAAGTAACAAATAACAATAAGTTCATGTCCTTTTCACTTTTGTGTGGATCCCAGGTTGTTCCACACATCACAGATGCTATTAAGGATAGGATCGAGGCAGTTGCTCTTATTCCTGTGGATGGAAAAGAGGGTCCTGCTGATGTCTGTGTGATAGAGTTGGGAGGCACTGTTG GTGACATTGAATCAATGCCATTCATTGAGGCTTTACGACAGTTGTCCTTTTCAGTTG GGAAAGATAACTTCTGCCTCATTCATGTCAGCCTAATACCTGTGCTGGGTGTAGTTGGAGAGCAA AAAACTAAGCCTACACAACATAGTGTCCGAGAACTTAGAGCATTAGGCTTGACTCCTCATCTGCTTGCATGTCGCTCAGCTCAG CCATTATTGGATAATACAAAGATGAAACTTTCACAATTTTGTCATGTTGAG GCTGCGAACATCCTAAATATTCATGATGTTCCCAACATTTGGCATATTCCTCTTTTACTTAGA AACCAAAATGCTCATCATTCAATTCTGAAACAGCTCAATTTGCTCAG CATTGCCACACCTCCAGATTTAGAAGCTTGGACCAGGAGGGCAGAAACATTTGATAATCTCACTGATTCT GTGCGGATTGCAATGGTGGGAAAGTATGTTGGTCTGACAGACTCATATCTATCCGTTGTGAAG GCACTTTTACATGCTTGCATTGCATGCTCTTTGAAGCCTTCTATTGACTGGATTGCAGCTTCAGACCTTGAGGATGATACTGCCCAATCG GCACCAGAAGCTTATGCTGCTGCGTGGAAGAGTTTAAGA AATGCTGAGTGTGTTCTAGTTCCTGGTGGATTTGGAGATCGTGGTGTGAGTGGAATGATATTGGCTGCAAAATATGCTAGAGAGAACAATGCTCCCTATCTTGGCATTTGCTTGGGCATGCAGATCTCTGTCATTGAGTATGCCAGATCT GGCTCCAGAACACATATGGGAAGCACAATGAGACTGGGATCTCGAAGAACACTATTTCAGACCCCTGATTGTGTTACTTCTAAATT GTACTGCAATCCGTATTATGTAGATGAACGACACCGGCACAGATATGAG GTAAACCCAGATGTCATCGGGGTTCTTGAAGAAGCTGGGCTAAAATTTGTTGGGAAGGATGAAACTGGGAAAAGGATGGAG GTTCTGGAGCTTCCAAGTCATCCATTTTATGTTGGTGTGCAGTTTCATCCAGAATTTAAATCACGGCCGGGGAAGCCTTCAGCTCTATTTTTAG GTCTTATATTAGCTGCAAGGGGAAAATTAGAAGCATATCTTACAAGGCATCAAAATGGAAGTTGA